A stretch of Myxocyprinus asiaticus isolate MX2 ecotype Aquarium Trade chromosome 42, UBuf_Myxa_2, whole genome shotgun sequence DNA encodes these proteins:
- the LOC127432657 gene encoding enolase-phosphatase E1 isoform X1, with the protein MAAIAIPENSKVFLLDIEGTTTPITFVKEILFPYITENLEEYLSAHWEEDECKEDVHLLKKQSEEDLRQNKACPVHEVDQTVHTDEEKAIREVVENVLWQMAADRKTTALKQLQGHMWRAAYLTGRIKGEVYQDVVPAIRRWRHHGLKVYIYSSGSVEAQKLLFGYSVEGDLLDLFDGHFDTNIGAKVESKSYENIAERIGCQPDEIMFLTDVTREAKAAEDAGVNVAVVVRPGNMELTEEERNHYTIITSFSQLELSGSV; encoded by the exons ATGGCAGCGATTGCGATACCAGAAAATTCTAAAGTCTTTCTGCTGGACATTGAAGGAACCACGACGCCCATCACGTTTGTCAAG GAGATTTTGTTTCCATACATCACTGAGAATTTGGAGGAGTATTTGTCAGCTCATTGGGAAGAGGATGAGTGTAAAGAAGATGTACATCTGCTCAAAAAACAG TCTGAAGAAGATCTGAGGCAAAATAAAGCATGTCCAGTTCATGAAGTTGATCAGACAGTGCACACAGATGAGGAGAAGGCGATTCGTGAGGTTGTGGAGAATGTGCTCTGGCAGATGGCTGCAGACCGGAAAACCACCGCACTCAAACAGCTGCAGGGTCACATGTGGAGAGCCGCCTATCTGACAGGCAGAATTAAAGGAGA ggTGTACCAGGATGTGGTTCCAGCCATCAGAAGGTGGAGACATCATGGTCTGAAGGTCTACATCTATTCCTCAGGAAGTGTGGAGGCACAAAAACTGCTGTTTGGCTATTCTGTTGAAGGCGATCTTTTAGAT CTGTTTGATGGTCACTTTGATACCAACATTGGTGCCAAAGTAGAAAGTAAAAGCTATGAGAACATCGCAGAGAGGATTGGCTGCCAACCTGATGAAATCATGTTCTTAACCGATGTCACACGAG AGGCAAAGGCAGCAGAGGATGCTGGAGTGAATGTGGCTGTTGTAGTAAGACCTGGTAATATGGAGTTAACTGAAGAGGAGAGGAACCATTATACAATCATCACATCTTTCAGCCAATTAGAACTGAGTGGAAGTGTTTGA